The following coding sequences lie in one Pseudomonas sp. B33.4 genomic window:
- the rpmF gene encoding 50S ribosomal protein L32, translating to MAVQQNKKSRSARDMRRSHDALEASTLSVEKTTGEVHLRHHVSPEGVYRGRKVIDKGADE from the coding sequence ATGGCTGTTCAGCAGAACAAAAAATCCCGCTCTGCCCGTGACATGCGCCGTTCGCACGACGCTCTCGAGGCTAGCACCCTGTCTGTAGAAAAAACCACTGGTGAAGTTCACCTGCGTCACCACGTATCGCCAGAAGGCGTATACCGTGGCCGTAAAGTGATCGACAAGGGCGCTGACGAGTAA
- a CDS encoding YceD family protein produces the protein MLNDPIPPHVDPRKLADRGTTLQGEMLLADLERLCDPLSDNVGTVQAKFVFERDERKSVVIHSFIDTEVKMVCQRCLELVTLPIHSECSYAVVKEGANTQSLPKGYDVLELGEDPLDLQSLVEEELLLALPIVPAHHPEECQQPAGLDEPEPSEDESTRSNPFSVLAQLKRDPNV, from the coding sequence ATGTTGAATGACCCGATTCCACCTCACGTTGACCCGCGCAAATTGGCTGATCGTGGCACCACCCTCCAAGGTGAAATGCTGCTGGCCGATTTGGAGAGACTCTGCGACCCGCTTTCCGACAATGTCGGTACGGTGCAGGCGAAATTCGTTTTTGAACGAGATGAACGTAAATCTGTGGTGATCCACAGCTTTATCGACACCGAGGTCAAAATGGTTTGCCAGCGTTGTCTTGAGCTGGTCACCCTGCCGATCCACAGCGAATGCAGTTATGCTGTGGTGAAAGAGGGTGCGAATACCCAGTCGTTGCCGAAAGGTTATGACGTGCTGGAACTGGGCGAAGATCCATTGGATCTGCAGTCACTGGTCGAAGAAGAGCTTCTGCTCGCTTTGCCTATTGTGCCTGCTCATCATCCGGAAGAATGCCAGCAGCCGGCGGGTCTCGATGAGCCCGAACCGAGCGAGGACGAGTCAACGCGGTCCAACCCGTTCAGTGTATTGGCGCAGTTAAAGCGTGACCCAAACGTTTAG
- a CDS encoding nucleoside triphosphate pyrophosphatase gives MLPLLLASSSTYRRELLARLHLPFACSSPDIDESHCPGESATELVKRLAEQKARALADSHPAHLIIGSDQVAVLGEQIIGKPHTFEKAREQLMAASGASVTFLTGLALLNSQTGECQVDCVPFTVHMRQLDQARVERYLRIEQPYDCAGSFKAEGLGVSLFQSTEGPDATSLIGLPLIRLIDMLLAEGVQIP, from the coding sequence ATGCTGCCTTTATTACTCGCTTCAAGCTCGACCTATCGTCGCGAATTGCTTGCCCGCCTGCACCTGCCGTTCGCCTGCAGCTCGCCGGATATCGATGAAAGCCATTGCCCGGGCGAGTCCGCCACCGAACTGGTCAAACGCCTTGCCGAGCAAAAAGCCCGGGCGCTGGCCGACAGCCACCCCGCTCATCTGATTATCGGCTCGGATCAAGTGGCGGTGCTCGGCGAGCAGATCATCGGCAAGCCGCACACCTTCGAGAAGGCCCGTGAACAGCTGATGGCGGCCAGTGGCGCCAGTGTGACCTTCCTGACCGGCCTGGCGCTGCTCAACAGCCAGACTGGCGAATGCCAGGTCGATTGCGTGCCGTTTACCGTGCACATGCGCCAACTCGACCAAGCGCGCGTTGAGCGCTATCTGCGCATCGAGCAGCCGTATGACTGCGCTGGCAGCTTCAAGGCCGAAGGATTGGGGGTGAGCCTGTTTCAGTCCACTGAGGGGCCTGACGCCACCAGCCTGATCGGCCTGCCGTTGATTCGACTGATCGACATGTTGCTGGCTGAAGGTGTGCAGATCCCTTGA
- the sppA gene encoding signal peptide peptidase SppA — MTDEWKAPAKASADGGDEKSWKLLEKTLLAGVQEQRRSRRWGIFFKLLTFVYLFVALILFTPLMDMEKSATRGPNYTALIDVTGMIADKEPASADNIVGSLRAAFEDKKVKGVILRINSPGGSPVQSGYVYDEIKRLRGLHPDIKLYAVISDLGASGAYYIASAADQIYADKASLVGSIGVTAAGYGFVGTMEKLGVERRTYTSGEHKSFLDPFQPQKPEETAFWQSVLDTTHKQFINSVKQGRGDRLKDKEHPELFSGLVWSGEQALPLGLIDGLGNASSVARDVIGEKELVDFTVQESPFDRFSKKLGASVAEQLAMWMGFHGPSLR; from the coding sequence ATGACCGACGAATGGAAAGCACCGGCCAAGGCAAGTGCCGACGGCGGTGACGAAAAAAGCTGGAAGCTGTTGGAAAAGACCCTGCTGGCTGGTGTGCAGGAACAGCGTCGTTCGCGGCGGTGGGGGATTTTCTTCAAACTGCTGACGTTTGTTTATCTGTTTGTGGCGCTGATCCTGTTCACGCCGCTGATGGACATGGAAAAAAGCGCCACGCGCGGGCCGAACTACACTGCGTTGATCGACGTCACCGGCATGATCGCCGACAAAGAGCCGGCCAGTGCCGACAACATTGTTGGCAGCCTGCGGGCGGCGTTCGAGGACAAGAAGGTCAAAGGCGTGATCCTGCGCATCAACAGTCCTGGCGGCAGTCCGGTGCAATCGGGTTATGTGTATGACGAGATCAAGCGTCTGCGCGGCCTGCATCCTGATATCAAGCTGTATGCGGTGATTTCCGATCTGGGTGCCTCCGGTGCCTATTACATTGCCAGTGCGGCAGATCAGATCTACGCCGACAAGGCGAGCCTGGTCGGTTCGATTGGTGTGACGGCGGCCGGTTACGGTTTTGTCGGCACCATGGAGAAGCTTGGCGTCGAGCGTCGTACGTACACTTCGGGCGAGCACAAGTCGTTCCTCGATCCGTTCCAGCCGCAGAAGCCGGAAGAAACGGCGTTCTGGCAGAGTGTGCTCGACACCACGCACAAGCAGTTCATCAACAGCGTCAAGCAGGGTCGCGGCGATCGCTTGAAAGACAAAGAACATCCAGAGCTGTTCTCCGGGTTGGTCTGGTCGGGCGAGCAGGCACTGCCGCTGGGCTTGATCGATGGGCTGGGCAATGCCAGTTCGGTGGCGCGGGATGTGATTGGCGAGAAGGAGTTGGTGGATTTCACCGTTCAGGAATCACCGTTCGATCGCTTCTCGAAGAAGCTGGGTGCCAGCGTGGCTGAGCAGTTGGCGATGTGGATGGGTTTCCACGGGCCTTCGTTGCGCTGA
- a CDS encoding HAD-IA family hydrolase produces the protein MRPSDYKLLIFDWDGTLADSIHRIVEAMHSASGRSGFELRDDFAVKGIIGLGLPEAIRTLYPEISDAEMTLFREYYADHYIAAEAVPSPLFEGVVESMASFREQGYHLAVATGKNRRGLDRVLKANGWEDYFDITRAADETASKPHPLMLEQIVAHCGVRPEQALMVGDSSFDLLMARNAGMDSVAVSYGAQSIESLQQFEPRLSIDRFSELHAWLGKQA, from the coding sequence GTGCGCCCATCTGATTACAAGCTGCTGATTTTCGATTGGGACGGCACGCTGGCCGATTCCATCCATCGGATCGTCGAGGCGATGCACTCGGCATCCGGGCGTTCCGGTTTCGAGTTGCGCGATGATTTCGCCGTCAAAGGCATCATCGGCCTGGGCTTGCCGGAGGCGATTCGCACGCTGTATCCCGAGATCAGCGATGCCGAGATGACCTTGTTTCGCGAGTATTACGCCGATCACTACATCGCTGCAGAGGCTGTGCCTTCGCCGTTGTTCGAAGGTGTTGTCGAGTCGATGGCGTCGTTTCGCGAGCAGGGTTATCACCTGGCTGTCGCCACCGGCAAGAATCGCCGGGGACTGGACCGAGTGCTCAAGGCCAATGGCTGGGAAGATTATTTCGATATCACCCGCGCCGCCGATGAAACTGCGAGCAAGCCTCACCCTCTGATGCTGGAGCAGATCGTTGCGCATTGTGGTGTGCGTCCCGAGCAGGCGCTGATGGTTGGCGATTCATCCTTCGATCTGCTGATGGCGCGTAACGCAGGGATGGACTCGGTCGCGGTCAGTTATGGCGCGCAATCGATCGAATCGCTGCAACAATTCGAGCCACGTCTGTCGATCGACCGTTTTTCCGAATTGCATGCCTGGCTGGGGAAGCAGGCTTAA
- the rluC gene encoding 23S rRNA pseudouridine(955/2504/2580) synthase RluC codes for MTTTAPSTPGVQLLEVSPEYAGQRIDNFLLARLKGVPKTLIYRILRKGEVRVNKGRIKPEYKLQAGDIVRVPPVRVPERDEPVPLAQGLLQRLEASIVFEDKALIVINKPAGIAVHGGSGLNFGVIEAFRQLRPDAKELELVHRLDRDTSGLLMIAKKRSMLRHLHEQLRGDGVDKRYMALVRGNWATSIKKVSAPLLKSNLRSGERMVEVNDEGKEALTMFKVLRRFGDFATMVEAKPVTGRTHQIRVHTLHAGHCIAGDSKYGDEDFTKEIRDLGGKRLFLHAYMLTVPLPDGGKLTLQAPVDEMWAKTVERLSAPI; via the coding sequence ATGACAACTACTGCCCCTTCGACTCCAGGCGTTCAATTGCTTGAAGTCTCGCCGGAGTATGCCGGCCAACGAATCGACAATTTTCTCCTCGCCCGGCTCAAAGGCGTGCCCAAGACATTGATTTACCGCATTTTGCGTAAAGGCGAAGTGCGTGTGAACAAAGGTCGGATCAAGCCCGAATACAAGCTGCAGGCCGGTGATATCGTGCGCGTGCCGCCGGTTCGCGTGCCTGAACGTGACGAGCCGGTGCCACTCGCCCAAGGCTTGTTGCAGCGCCTGGAAGCCTCGATTGTCTTCGAAGACAAAGCCCTGATCGTGATCAACAAGCCCGCCGGCATTGCGGTTCACGGTGGCAGTGGCTTGAATTTCGGCGTGATCGAAGCCTTTCGTCAGTTGCGTCCCGATGCCAAAGAGCTGGAGCTGGTTCACCGTCTCGACCGCGACACCTCCGGCCTGCTGATGATCGCCAAGAAGCGCAGCATGTTGCGCCACTTGCACGAGCAATTGCGCGGCGATGGCGTCGACAAGCGCTACATGGCTCTGGTTCGCGGCAACTGGGCGACTTCGATCAAGAAAGTCAGCGCGCCATTGCTCAAGAGCAATCTGCGTTCCGGCGAGCGCATGGTTGAAGTCAATGACGAGGGCAAAGAAGCCCTGACGATGTTCAAGGTGCTGCGCCGCTTCGGGGATTTTGCCACCATGGTCGAGGCTAAGCCGGTGACCGGTCGTACCCACCAGATTCGCGTGCACACCTTGCATGCAGGCCATTGCATTGCTGGTGACAGCAAGTACGGCGATGAGGATTTCACTAAGGAGATCCGCGATCTGGGCGGCAAGCGCCTGTTCCTGCACGCTTACATGCTGACCGTGCCGCTGCCCGATGGCGGCAAGCTGACCTTGCAGGCACCGGTCGATGAAATGTGGGCCAAGACCGTGGAGCGATTGAGTGCGCCCATCTGA
- the rne gene encoding ribonuclease E translates to MKRMLINATQPEELRVALVDGQRLYDLDIESGAREQKKANIYKGRITRIEPSLEAAFVDFGSERHGFLPLKEISREYFKKAPEGRVNIKDVLSEGQEVIVQVEKEERGNKGAALTTFISLAGRYLVLMPNNPRAGGISRRIEGEERNELREALNGLVAPADMGLIVRTAGLGRSSEEMQWDLDYLLQLWTAIKEASLDRSAPFLIYQESNVIIRAIRDYLRQDIGEVLIDSVEAQDEALTFIRQVMPQYASKIKLYEDSVPLFNRFQIESQIETAFQRVVELPSGGSIVIDPTEALVSIDINSARATKGSDIEETALQTNLEAAEEIARQLRLRDIGGLIVIDFIDMTPAKNQRAVEEKVRECLEADRARVQIGRISRFGLLEMSRQRLRPSLGESSGIVCPRCNGTGIIRDVESLSLAILRLIEEEALKDRTAEVRAQVPIPVAAFLLNEKRNSITKIELRTRARIVILPNDHLETPHFEVQRLRDDSPEAATNQSSYEIAAAAAEVEEVQPAAATRTLVRQEAAVKTAPARANAPVPTEAVAPAAPAPAPVAAPEPSLFKGLVKSLVSLFATKEEPAAPVVVEKPASERPARNEERRNGRQQSRNRNGRRDEERKPREERAPREERAPREPREERQPREAREVREPREARTEAAPAAREERAPRAPREERAPRAPREDRKPRGEREERVRELREPLDATPVAEATAAVAAEERPARQPREERAPRPPREERQPRAEQAAAAVAEEEVNSNEEQLPEDGSENAEGDRPRRRSRGQRRRSNRRERQRDANGNVIEGSEESESGENAEEPSTAELAAGLAVTAAVASSVISAPAEAQAHEQAERATAAVQETAPVEAPVVEATTPVEVIAAPEVEVAPVQETLPQVEPAPVVFAEPVVETVAETVTETVREVREEQTAFNWVAEPVVAETPAPVVEAPVVQAPVFEAPAVEAPVVEETKVAEPAVVTEPAPVVEAPVVAEAPAPVVDAPAPVSALTPSGRAPNDPREVRRRKREEERLQKEAELAAAAAPVAEVVEAAPAPVAEEAVVEAVIAEAPRSVQDAVEQHQEAEEKEHEPKPLV, encoded by the coding sequence ATGAAAAGAATGCTGATTAACGCAACTCAACCCGAAGAGTTGCGTGTTGCACTGGTAGATGGCCAGCGCCTCTACGACCTGGACATCGAATCCGGTGCACGCGAGCAGAAAAAGGCCAACATCTATAAAGGCCGTATCACTCGCATCGAACCAAGCCTTGAGGCTGCCTTTGTCGATTTCGGCTCCGAGCGCCACGGCTTCCTGCCCCTCAAAGAAATCTCCCGCGAATACTTCAAGAAAGCCCCTGAAGGCCGCGTCAACATCAAGGACGTCCTGAGCGAAGGCCAGGAAGTCATCGTTCAGGTCGAAAAAGAAGAACGTGGCAACAAGGGCGCCGCCCTGACCACCTTCATCAGCCTGGCCGGCCGTTATCTCGTGCTGATGCCGAACAACCCGCGTGCCGGCGGTATCTCCCGTCGCATCGAAGGCGAAGAGCGCAACGAACTGCGTGAAGCGCTGAACGGTCTGGTTGCACCGGCCGACATGGGTCTGATCGTGCGCACTGCCGGCCTGGGCCGCAGCAGCGAAGAAATGCAGTGGGACCTCGATTACCTGCTGCAACTGTGGACCGCCATCAAAGAAGCCTCGCTGGATCGCTCCGCGCCTTTCCTGATCTACCAGGAAAGCAACGTGATCATCCGCGCTATCCGCGATTACCTGCGCCAGGACATCGGCGAAGTGCTGATCGACAGCGTTGAAGCCCAGGATGAAGCCCTGACCTTCATCCGCCAGGTGATGCCGCAGTACGCCAGCAAGATCAAGCTGTACGAAGACAGCGTGCCGCTGTTCAACCGTTTCCAGATCGAAAGCCAGATCGAGACCGCTTTCCAGCGCGTCGTTGAACTGCCTTCCGGCGGCTCCATCGTTATCGATCCGACCGAAGCCCTGGTGTCCATCGACATCAACTCGGCGCGCGCCACCAAAGGCAGCGACATCGAAGAAACCGCCCTGCAGACCAACCTTGAAGCTGCCGAAGAAATCGCCCGTCAGTTGCGCCTGCGCGACATCGGCGGCCTGATCGTCATCGACTTCATCGACATGACTCCTGCAAAGAACCAGCGCGCCGTGGAAGAGAAAGTCCGCGAATGCCTGGAAGCCGACCGCGCTCGCGTGCAGATCGGCCGCATCTCGCGCTTCGGCCTGCTGGAAATGTCCCGTCAGCGTCTGCGTCCATCCCTGGGCGAAAGCAGCGGCATCGTCTGCCCACGTTGCAACGGCACCGGCATCATCCGTGACGTTGAATCGCTGTCGCTGGCGATCCTGCGCCTGATCGAAGAAGAAGCCCTGAAAGACCGCACTGCCGAAGTGCGCGCGCAAGTGCCGATCCCGGTCGCCGCGTTCCTGCTCAACGAAAAACGCAACTCGATCACCAAGATCGAACTGCGCACCCGTGCCCGCATCGTCATTCTGCCGAACGATCACCTCGAAACGCCGCACTTCGAAGTTCAGCGTCTGCGTGACGACAGCCCGGAAGCCGCGACCAACCAGTCCAGCTACGAAATCGCTGCTGCCGCTGCCGAAGTCGAAGAAGTTCAGCCAGCCGCTGCGACCCGCACCCTGGTTCGCCAGGAAGCCGCAGTCAAGACTGCTCCGGCCCGCGCCAACGCTCCGGTTCCGACCGAAGCCGTCGCACCTGCCGCTCCGGCACCGGCTCCAGTTGCCGCGCCAGAACCAAGCCTGTTCAAAGGCCTGGTGAAATCGCTGGTCAGCCTGTTCGCCACGAAAGAAGAGCCAGCTGCTCCGGTTGTAGTTGAAAAACCAGCCAGCGAGCGTCCGGCCCGTAACGAAGAACGTCGCAACGGTCGTCAGCAGAGCCGCAACCGTAACGGTCGCCGCGATGAAGAACGCAAGCCGCGCGAAGAACGTGCACCGCGTGAAGAGCGCGCCCCACGTGAGCCGCGCGAAGAGCGTCAGCCTCGTGAAGCCCGCGAAGTGCGTGAGCCGCGTGAGGCTCGTACCGAAGCCGCTCCGGCCGCTCGTGAAGAACGCGCACCTCGTGCTCCGCGTGAAGAACGTGCTCCACGTGCACCGCGTGAAGACCGCAAGCCACGTGGCGAGCGTGAAGAGCGTGTACGTGAACTGCGCGAGCCTCTGGACGCCACGCCAGTGGCTGAAGCTACCGCAGCCGTTGCCGCTGAAGAGCGTCCGGCCCGTCAGCCACGTGAAGAACGCGCACCGCGTCCGCCGCGTGAAGAGCGTCAGCCACGCGCCGAACAGGCCGCTGCTGCCGTCGCTGAAGAGGAAGTGAACAGCAACGAAGAGCAACTGCCGGAAGACGGTTCGGAGAACGCCGAAGGCGATCGCCCACGTCGTCGCTCACGCGGTCAGCGTCGTCGCAGCAACCGTCGTGAGCGTCAACGTGATGCCAACGGCAACGTGATCGAAGGTTCGGAAGAATCCGAATCCGGCGAAAACGCTGAAGAGCCAAGCACTGCCGAACTGGCTGCCGGCCTGGCGGTGACTGCTGCTGTTGCCAGCAGCGTGATCAGCGCTCCGGCTGAAGCACAAGCGCACGAGCAAGCCGAACGCGCCACTGCCGCTGTTCAGGAAACAGCTCCGGTGGAAGCGCCGGTTGTTGAAGCGACCACGCCGGTAGAAGTGATTGCTGCTCCGGAAGTCGAAGTGGCACCGGTTCAGGAAACCCTGCCTCAGGTAGAGCCAGCACCCGTTGTGTTCGCCGAGCCGGTGGTTGAAACCGTCGCTGAAACCGTAACCGAAACCGTGCGTGAAGTTCGTGAAGAGCAGACCGCTTTCAACTGGGTAGCCGAGCCGGTTGTCGCTGAAACGCCAGCGCCAGTGGTTGAAGCACCGGTTGTTCAAGCGCCAGTGTTCGAAGCGCCTGCGGTTGAAGCTCCTGTGGTTGAAGAGACCAAAGTTGCCGAGCCAGCGGTTGTTACTGAACCAGCACCGGTTGTCGAAGCACCTGTCGTTGCCGAAGCGCCAGCTCCAGTGGTTGATGCACCGGCTCCGGTCAGCGCCCTGACGCCAAGCGGCCGCGCGCCAAACGACCCACGTGAAGTACGTCGTCGCAAGCGTGAAGAAGAGCGTCTGCAGAAGGAAGCCGAACTGGCTGCCGCTGCTGCTCCGGTGGCTGAAGTGGTCGAGGCAGCGCCTGCCCCGGTCGCTGAAGAAGCGGTTGTCGAAGCGGTGATTGCTGAAGCACCACGCTCCGTTCAGGACGCGGTCGAGCAACACCAAGAGGCCGAGGAAAAAGAACACGAGCCTAAACCTCTCGTGTAA
- a CDS encoding nucleotidyltransferase family protein, whose product MSRSIAVIVLAAGEGSRFRQVAGADKDKLLADCTGRDGAVRSVIEQVLLNLPASLDKRVLVTTEARPQAMRMAQAYGCEVVSIESTGMGDSIAAGVKAFPEADGWLIVLGDMPFILPSSIERVVAAIADDAVSVPVHGGEFGHPVGFGRSFGARLQALNGDRGARPLFKQGRVVEVAVDDPGILWDIDVPEALVFASS is encoded by the coding sequence ATGAGTCGATCCATTGCAGTGATTGTGCTGGCAGCGGGCGAGGGCAGTCGCTTTCGCCAGGTGGCGGGCGCCGATAAGGACAAGTTGCTGGCGGACTGCACTGGTCGTGATGGCGCGGTGCGTTCGGTGATTGAGCAGGTGCTGTTGAATCTGCCGGCCAGTCTCGACAAGCGTGTGCTGGTGACGACTGAAGCGCGGCCGCAGGCAATGCGCATGGCGCAGGCTTATGGCTGTGAAGTTGTCTCGATCGAGTCGACCGGAATGGGGGACAGCATTGCCGCTGGCGTCAAGGCGTTCCCGGAGGCAGATGGCTGGTTGATTGTGTTGGGGGATATGCCGTTTATCTTGCCGTCGAGTATTGAGCGAGTTGTTGCGGCGATTGCCGACGATGCGGTGAGCGTGCCTGTGCACGGTGGCGAGTTTGGCCATCCAGTGGGGTTTGGGCGTTCGTTTGGTGCGCGGTTGCAGGCTTTGAATGGCGATCGCGGGGCTCGGCCGTTGTTCAAGCAGGGCAGGGTGGTGGAGGTTGCTGTCGATGATCCGGGCATTTTGTGGGATATCGATGTGCCTGAGGCTTTGGTTTTTGCTTCGTCTTGA
- a CDS encoding XdhC family protein, translating into MDSVDLNVLRSVLEWRRAGQRVVLFSVVQTWGTAPRAPGAMLALREDGVVIGSVSGGCVEDDLIARLHDGRIATDGPLVQLITYGVTREEAARFGLPCGGTLRLTEERVGDPGWVAELLSRCESHEIVARELNIETGEVLLSPASKSDSLEFDGKTLRAIYGPRWRLLLIGAGQLSRYVADMARLLDFEVLICDPRTEFVYGWEEHHGRFVSGMPDEAVLSIQTDERTAIVALTHDPRLDDMALLTALDSPAFYVGALGSRVNSQKRRENLAQLGLSVQAIDRLHGPIGLHIGSHSPAEIALSLLAEIVAIKNGVELKQKKTLEDA; encoded by the coding sequence ATGGACAGCGTCGACCTCAACGTCCTGCGCAGCGTCCTCGAGTGGCGCCGCGCCGGGCAGCGGGTGGTGCTGTTCAGTGTCGTGCAAACCTGGGGCACTGCGCCTCGGGCGCCTGGCGCGATGCTGGCGTTGCGCGAAGATGGCGTGGTGATCGGTTCGGTGTCGGGCGGGTGCGTCGAGGATGACTTGATTGCCCGTTTGCACGACGGGCGGATCGCCACCGATGGGCCGCTGGTGCAATTGATCACCTATGGCGTCACGCGAGAGGAGGCGGCGCGCTTTGGTTTGCCGTGTGGCGGCACGTTGCGCCTGACCGAAGAGCGGGTCGGTGATCCTGGCTGGGTTGCCGAATTACTGAGCCGTTGCGAATCTCACGAGATTGTCGCTCGCGAGTTGAACATCGAAACCGGTGAAGTGCTTCTGTCGCCGGCCAGCAAGTCCGACTCGCTGGAATTCGACGGCAAAACCCTGCGTGCGATCTACGGCCCGCGCTGGCGTCTATTGTTGATCGGCGCCGGGCAGTTGTCGCGTTACGTGGCGGATATGGCGCGATTGCTGGATTTTGAGGTGCTGATCTGCGATCCGCGCACTGAATTTGTCTACGGCTGGGAAGAGCATCACGGGCGTTTCGTCTCGGGCATGCCGGATGAGGCGGTGTTGAGCATTCAGACCGATGAGCGCACGGCGATTGTCGCGTTGACCCATGATCCGCGTCTGGATGACATGGCGTTGTTGACGGCGCTGGATTCGCCAGCCTTCTATGTGGGAGCGCTCGGCTCGCGGGTCAACAGCCAGAAGCGTCGGGAAAATCTGGCTCAGCTAGGCTTATCGGTACAGGCGATCGATCGGCTGCATGGTCCGATCGGTCTGCACATCGGTAGCCATTCGCCGGCTGAAATTGCCTTGTCCTTGCTGGCGGAAATCGTCGCGATCAAGAACGGCGTCGAGTTGAAGCAGAAGAAAACTTTGGAGGACGCATGA